One genomic segment of Fundulus heteroclitus isolate FHET01 chromosome 10, MU-UCD_Fhet_4.1, whole genome shotgun sequence includes these proteins:
- the LOC105928244 gene encoding sphingomyelin synthase-related protein 1 isoform X1, giving the protein MTQLSVRHWAPKHVARWLKEEGFCDYVDLLCNRHRLDGTSLLALSEYDLRSPPLELKVLGDIKRLMMSIRKLQKQNIEVLEELGVPFDGLSPSSSGSNLEWLCNGDAGRDCDSTDTAPVGEEYQQYTNGKYKQQTRRLDPECWKTVLSSVYVVFVFGFTSFVMVIVHERVPDMRTYPPLPDIFLDSVPRIPWAFAMAEACGVILCNIWLLVLLLHKHRSILLRRMCSLMGTVFMLRCVTMFVTSLSVPGQHLQCTGKMYGDLWAKLQRAVAIWSGFGMTLTGVHTCGDYMFSGHTVVLTMLNFFVTEYTPRSWNFIHTLSWVLNLFGIFFILAAHEHYSIDVFIAFYITTRLFLYYHTLANTRAYQQSRRARIWFPMFSFFECNVNGPVPNEYCWPFSRPATLKRVIG; this is encoded by the exons ATGACCCAGCTCAGCGTCCGTCATTGGGCGCCGAAACACGTTGCCAGGTGGCTAAAGGAAGAAGGCTTCTGCGACTATGTGGACCTGCTGTGCAACAGGCACCGGCTGGACGGCACCAGTCTGCTGGCCCTCAGCGAGTACGACCTCCGCTCTCCGCCGCTGGAGCTCAAGGTGCTGGGCGACATCAAGAGGCTGATGATGTCCATCCGCAAGCTGCAGAAGCAGAACATCGAAGTGCTGGAGGAGCTGGGCGTCCCTTTCGACGGCCTCTCTCCGTCGAGCTCTGGAAGCAACCTGGAGTGGCTGTGTAACGGAGACGCCGGCAGGGACTGCGACAGCACCGACACCGCCCCGGTGGGGGAGGAGTACCAGCAGTACACCAACGGGAAGTACAAGCAGCAGACGAGACGCCTCGATCCCGAATGCTGGAAGACGGTGCTCAGCTCCGTCTACGTGGTGTTTGTGTTCGGCTTCACGTCCTTCGTCATGGTCATAGTGCACGAAAGGGTGCCGGACATGCGCACGTACCCGCCGCTGCCTGACATTTTCCTCGACAG CGTGCCCAGGATACCATGGGCCTTCGCTATGGCGGAGGCGTGCGGCGTGATTCTCTGTAACATCTGGCTGCTGGTGCTTCTGCTGCACAAACACAG GTCCATCCTTTTGCGCCGCATGTGCAGCCTGATGGGGACCGTCTTCATGCTGCGGTGCGTCACCATGTTTGTCACCTCCCTGTCCGTGCCAGGGCAGCATCTGCAGTGCACAGGAAAG ATGTACGGCGACTTGTGGGCCAAGCTGCAGCGGGCTGTGGCCATCTGGAGTGGTTTTGGGATGACCCTGACCGGCGTGCATACATGCGGGGACTACATGTTCAGCGGCCACACCGTCGTCCTCACAATGCTTAACTTCTTTGTCACAGAGT ACACTCCACGAAGCTGGAACTTCATCCACACCTTGTCTTGGGTCCTCAACCTCTTTGGGATCTTTTTCATCCTGGCTGCCCATGAACACTACTCCATTGACGTGTTCATAGCCTTCTATATCACTACCAGACTCTTCCTGTACTACCACACTCTGGCCAATACCCGGGCATACCAGCAGAGCCGGCGAGCCCGTATCTGGTTCCCCATGTTCTCCTTCTTCGAGTGCAACGTCAATGGGCCCGTCCCCAACGAGTACTGCTGGCCCTTCTCCAGACCGGCCACGCTGAAGCGAGTGATTGGATAA
- the LOC105928244 gene encoding sphingomyelin synthase-related protein 1 isoform X2, whose amino-acid sequence MTQLSVRHWAPKHVARWLKEEGFCDYVDLLCNRHRLDGTSLLALSEYDLRSPPLELKVLGDIKRLMMSIRKLQKQNIEVLEELGVPFDGLSPSSSGSNLEWLCNGDAGRDCDSTDTAPVGEEYQQYTNGKYKQQTRRLDPECWKTVLSSVYVVFVFGFTSFVMVIVHERVPDMRTYPPLPDIFLDSVPRIPWAFAMAEACGVILCNIWLLVLLLHKHRSILLRRMCSLMGTVFMLRCVTMFVTSLSVPGQHLQCTGKMYGDLWAKLQRAVAIWSGFGMTLTGVHTCGDYMFSGHTVVLTMLNFFVTEYVQS is encoded by the exons ATGACCCAGCTCAGCGTCCGTCATTGGGCGCCGAAACACGTTGCCAGGTGGCTAAAGGAAGAAGGCTTCTGCGACTATGTGGACCTGCTGTGCAACAGGCACCGGCTGGACGGCACCAGTCTGCTGGCCCTCAGCGAGTACGACCTCCGCTCTCCGCCGCTGGAGCTCAAGGTGCTGGGCGACATCAAGAGGCTGATGATGTCCATCCGCAAGCTGCAGAAGCAGAACATCGAAGTGCTGGAGGAGCTGGGCGTCCCTTTCGACGGCCTCTCTCCGTCGAGCTCTGGAAGCAACCTGGAGTGGCTGTGTAACGGAGACGCCGGCAGGGACTGCGACAGCACCGACACCGCCCCGGTGGGGGAGGAGTACCAGCAGTACACCAACGGGAAGTACAAGCAGCAGACGAGACGCCTCGATCCCGAATGCTGGAAGACGGTGCTCAGCTCCGTCTACGTGGTGTTTGTGTTCGGCTTCACGTCCTTCGTCATGGTCATAGTGCACGAAAGGGTGCCGGACATGCGCACGTACCCGCCGCTGCCTGACATTTTCCTCGACAG CGTGCCCAGGATACCATGGGCCTTCGCTATGGCGGAGGCGTGCGGCGTGATTCTCTGTAACATCTGGCTGCTGGTGCTTCTGCTGCACAAACACAG GTCCATCCTTTTGCGCCGCATGTGCAGCCTGATGGGGACCGTCTTCATGCTGCGGTGCGTCACCATGTTTGTCACCTCCCTGTCCGTGCCAGGGCAGCATCTGCAGTGCACAGGAAAG ATGTACGGCGACTTGTGGGCCAAGCTGCAGCGGGCTGTGGCCATCTGGAGTGGTTTTGGGATGACCCTGACCGGCGTGCATACATGCGGGGACTACATGTTCAGCGGCCACACCGTCGTCCTCACAATGCTTAACTTCTTTGTCACAGAGT atgtgcaaagctga
- the LOC105928201 gene encoding dual specificity protein phosphatase 13 isoform X2 → MQDKSSGVPCVNTSLKELQKILYGGKRFGNHADEVWPNLFIGDMSVANDRYSLWKLGITHVVNAAHGRMYCQGSHDFYGATVEYYGVPADDSPTFDLSRYFFPAAEYIHTSLNTNARVLVHCAVGVSRSASLVLAYLMIYHAYTLLEAINKVKESRWIFPNRGFLRQLCALDLKLQKAPAQPTGN, encoded by the exons ATGCAGGATAAAAGCAGTGGAGTTCCCTGTGTCAACACTTCTTTAAAAGAGCTGCAGAAGATTTTGTATGGCGGTAAAAGATTTGGGAACCACGCGGATGAAGTTTGGCCAAACCTCTTCATCGGGGACAT GTCCGTTGCTAACGACCGCTACAGTCTGTGGAAGCTGGGAATTACTCACGTTGTGAACGCAGCTCATGGGAGGATGTACTGTCAGGGGAGTCATGACTTTTATGGCGCCACAGTGGAATATTATGGAGTCCCTGCTGATGACTCGCCAACTTTTGACCTTTCTCGCTATTTCTTTCCGGCTGCAGAGTATATTCACACCTCACTCAACACAAATG cTCGTGTTTTAGTGCACTGTGCAGTTGGAGTGAGCCGGTCGGCCTCGCTGGTCTTGGCCTACCTCATGATCTACCATGCCTACACCCTGCTGGAAGCCATCAACAAGGTCAAAGAGAGCAGGTGGATTTTTCCAAACAGAGGTTTTCTCAGGCAGCTGTGTGCTTTGGATCTGAAACTACAAAAGGCTCCTGCTCAACCTACAGGGAATTGA
- the LOC105928201 gene encoding dual specificity protein phosphatase 13 isoform X1, with protein sequence MQDKSSGVPCVNTSLKELQKILYGGKRFGNHADEVWPNLFIGDMSVANDRYSLWKLGITHVVNAAHGRMYCQGSHDFYGATVEYYGVPADDSPTFDLSRYFFPAAEYIHTSLNTNGARVLVHCAVGVSRSASLVLAYLMIYHAYTLLEAINKVKESRWIFPNRGFLRQLCALDLKLQKAPAQPTGN encoded by the exons ATGCAGGATAAAAGCAGTGGAGTTCCCTGTGTCAACACTTCTTTAAAAGAGCTGCAGAAGATTTTGTATGGCGGTAAAAGATTTGGGAACCACGCGGATGAAGTTTGGCCAAACCTCTTCATCGGGGACAT GTCCGTTGCTAACGACCGCTACAGTCTGTGGAAGCTGGGAATTACTCACGTTGTGAACGCAGCTCATGGGAGGATGTACTGTCAGGGGAGTCATGACTTTTATGGCGCCACAGTGGAATATTATGGAGTCCCTGCTGATGACTCGCCAACTTTTGACCTTTCTCGCTATTTCTTTCCGGCTGCAGAGTATATTCACACCTCACTCAACACAAATGGTG cTCGTGTTTTAGTGCACTGTGCAGTTGGAGTGAGCCGGTCGGCCTCGCTGGTCTTGGCCTACCTCATGATCTACCATGCCTACACCCTGCTGGAAGCCATCAACAAGGTCAAAGAGAGCAGGTGGATTTTTCCAAACAGAGGTTTTCTCAGGCAGCTGTGTGCTTTGGATCTGAAACTACAAAAGGCTCCTGCTCAACCTACAGGGAATTGA